The nucleotide sequence actacacttcaaaagtgtgtCATTCTCTGTAAAGCGCtttaacacagtggttagtactgttgcttcacagtggccaggatgcaggtttgattcccggctgggtcagtgtctgtgcggagtctgcacgttctccccgtgtctgcgtgggtttcctccggatgctccggtttcctcccacaagtcctgaaagacgtgctgctgtggaatttggacattctgaattctcccttctgtacccgaacaggcgccggaatgtggcgacgaggggcctttcacggtaacttcattgcggtattAACGCAAgcttacttgtgatactaataaagattattataattatttagGCATCTGGTGGTTATGAAAAATGCTACATAAACGCAAAGCCTGGAATTTATGCCTGTTGGCCATATGCACTTGATCAGTCCAAACCTGCTCCCGGCTGCAGCCGGCCCCGGAGCACAATTTAATGCTGGCCAATTAACAGCCATCCAGTGTGAAAGGCACGCTAAGAATGACCGACCACTGCCGTGGAGGGTGCGAAGAGGGCAGACACTGAGAAAAAGCAGTGTGcgggcggaagcttctgatgggcTTCCTCAGGGGACAGCCCCTGCAGAGCTGTCTCGGAGGTGAAAAATAAATAGCGTTGGAAAAACTATGCAAAGAATGTCTAGGAAGCATGTAACATATGTCCTTCCCTGGATCGAGGTTGAAGCCAAAACGTGAAGGCCGCCTGATCACTCGGCTCAGCTGTCAACCACAAAAGCAGACGGGCCAGGTAAAATTGTGTTCAGTTGATCCCCTTAATGGGCTAAATTGCTCGCTTGATTGTCGGGGGACACACGCAAGAGTCAGAAACATGCCCACTGACTAAAATAAAGGCCTCTGTGCCAGCCCCTTCCCCAGGACCACATCCAGCCAATGTGGAGCCTTATCCGGGATAGCAATCACCGAATATTCTGCCTTCCCCATGAGAAACCAGTAAATCCTAAgatacacattgtgtactggtgAAATGAACGAATACTACCCATCCATGGGTGcaaaaacctccatggatccgcctctcccatctccatcaGCCCGCTAGCCCCACAGGCAATCCCATGATCCTTAGATTCTGCCTTCGTGACTTGTTCTCCaatcctccactttggctctcagtCCTTTGTTACACTCCACCATCCTCCGCAGCTCCTGACACATCGAGATGGACTGGTCAATGTGCCGCAAcaatgtctcctccactcccttcaacgCGTCTCTTCGCTCCCGTGCTGGCGTCGACGTCTTTGCCAGAGCCTCCTTCATCAGGGCAAGAGTCTCATCCAACCACTTCTTGAGTGAGCCATCCTCTCCTTGCGATGCCCATCAATGTTTTTGGAAAACACCTGCTCCAACTCCCTGGCCATCACTTCGACCAGTTTATCCACTGTAATGGGCACGGCCCCACTCAGCGGGCCTGCTCCTGCCATTTTTCCTCCCGCTCCACCGGCAGACTTCCGtttactcccctcccccccccccccccccccccccttttccccccagaTTCTATTTCTGGGTTTTCGTCACCTTAGACTTTCCAACATATAATCATTCAAAATTCTCCCCAAAAACTGGGTGCAAAGGGCCAAAAAACAGAAGCTCTAGCAGGAGCCATACAATatgtgacctccacctacatgttgcCACCAGAAGTCCCTATTTAAATACAGTATTGCCAGTGTCACAGCAGTAGCACTCACTTTTGGAAACAAACCCCATTCCTGGTCTTGAGCAGATGACCTACGCAGGCACTTTGGTGCAGTACGAACATGCTTCGACAAATAAGACCCTAAACCAAGGTCCTATCTGCTTCAGATGAGACATAATAGATTCCATGGTGCCATTCAAAGAGCAGGGGAGGTCTAATATCCTGGCCAGTGGTTCTTTACCCAAAAAGTGCTGAAAATGTGGAAGCCACTACCACGATAATTGGGTGAAATGAATACTGGACAAacatatgagggagaagggaatatgcTGATAAATTCCGATGAAAGATAGCAGGAGGCTGAAGTGATAAAGTAAACCATTCTTTATTGTTCACAAACATCAGCTAACCGCCCTTGCACATTCCCTTGGCGCATGTCTTTGATGCGCCTTTGCCTGTCCTAGTGCTGCTTGCAGTATGACTGGTGGAAAGGTGCTGCATTTCAGTGGGAGAATACTGCAGATGGCTTTGGAGGACAATCTGAAACAACACTGGGCCTAAAAGGACGGCACCATGGCAGCAGCTGCCTGGGTTTTCTGGCTGCAGACAACACGCAGGGAACTGAAAAGCAAGAGTATAAATGCGGTCACCCTGAGAGAGGACAACAAGTTCACATTCCCCCAGAATAGTACTTCATCGATCTCAATATTCTGTTGGAGGTTAGATTACTGGATTATTGTGACACCCTGCAAACTCCTTTGAATGCTGGATCTTCAGCCACAATGAGCTGGCGGGATTGCAAGCTGACCTTGCATTACAGAAGTCTGAGCTTACACTGCAGTACACAATGTTTGGTATCTTCTACTTGTGGTGCAATGGGAGTGAGACATCAGCCATTGGACACTATGATGGTTGGGTCCACAAGCGTGCTAATGGAGTTGTCCATCCATCCCTTACATGCTGGCAAGGGTGGGCTCGAAATTCTACACAAAGCCTTGTACCAAGTTAGTGCTGGTCTCCAGATCCTGCCTCTAATTTTTCTCTAAAGTGCACAGTCAGTATTTGAGCTAGTGACCTAGACTAGGAAAGCAAATGATGTTCCTTGTTCATCACTGTCATCTTGTTCTTCCATCAATGTCTGGTCAGGTTACAGTTCTTGACATCTGAAAGAGGAAAGGCAAAATAGTAGGGTCGAAGTGAGGGGTGGAAATTGAGTGATAGATGCTTTACACTGTCTGCAGTTTGCAAATCAGAAAAGATTGAGACATAAGGGGCAGGTGGATGTAGGGAGAATTAGGCATGAGGCTGTCACCATGGACAGTTTCAGCCCCATTCCTGGTAAGACTGTGATAGCCGCTACAATTATGGCAACCACCGTCACCTCAATGGGAGAAGGACATGCCTGTATCCTGCCAATTACATCAACTTCTTAAGCGAGAGAAATGTGTTAGTTCATGTAATTTGTTTGGATGATGTGCCAGTCATGGTTAAATAGCTGTTAGGATGTGAAATCTGAGACATGTGGGTGCAAGGTTTGCAACAATACGAAGGGTGTGTGAGGTAAAGCTAAGAATGCTAGGTATGAGCGATGATTGATAGATTGTTGGTAGATGAAGGATGGTGGTGCATTGAACGTTGTGCAATATTTGAAGGTACATTCATTGACCATAACCACCCATCAGGTCACCAAGCATTCCGTTGCATTGCATCCAAGTCCTTGTGACTTGCCCATCATTATCTCTTTCGACCGAGGTTGCAAAGTTTGTCCTCTCTAGATATATCACATTGGCCCCCTCTCCAAGATGTCCAGCATAGCTGAGAATCTTGGTGCATCCTCCCCTGTTCCACCATAATTAACTCGTCTTCCTACTCAAGACTCTGTTCCGCAAACAGTTTCAGCACCTAATCCAGCAAAAATGCAACTCTTCTTTAAGAGGCAGAGCTTGGCCTTAAGTAGTGGGAGCCTTGAACAAACTTGGGCCCTCTGCTGAGGCATGCAGCCACCCAGCAGTGGGTTTAGTGCTGGCTGTCTGCCAGCATCATTTAAATTAATAGCCAACAAGATGATGCTCTGCCTGTATCAGAAGCAACGAGTGTGGGCTAATCAGACATCACAAGCTCATCAGCGGTGCCCCAACTGATTGCTAGAAATTGTACATTGATTGCCAAAGTCTAAGCTGACAAAAGAACAGGAGAAACCAGTTCTCCACTACAATTCCATCCTCACAGTTAACTCCTGCTTTAACCAGTTTTCTTTCCGAAAACCTGACGTCACTTCAGTGAAGGCAAACGCCATTTGTCAGAACGGGCTCCACTGACAGCTCACTTGTTCAGGAGAAATGGTTATGTGGCCTTATCATGACTTGGAAGGTTCCGCTAATGGAAGCTGCAGGTGCAAGGGCTTCTGTAATAAAGGATGAAAGCATCGACATAAAAATAAAGACACAATTCAACTTTTATTTATCACAAAATGTTTTTACTAGAATTTCAGTGCTAGCCAGTGTTCGAGAGGATCTACCCACAACCATTTCCCCCATCCCACCATATTTTACAACTGAGTAACATAGCCATTGATTCCAgtcgaattttaaaaaaattcagtcAGGCCACTTCCAAAGGAAGGTTGAATTTAGGGTCAGAGAGTTAACTGGTTCCAGGTGAAATACCTGGGCACACTAATGAAACACTTCAAACTATGGAATCAGTCAAAAGAATGAATAGAACCAGACTGTTTTGCATTCACTCAGGTCCAGCACATTGAGTTAAATGAAGATAGCAACAAGTGCATGGCCCTGATTATGTAGCTAGCCTAAATATACAGATGCAGGGTACAATACAGAGAAATGTCAGTGTTACTTCTGCTCATCTATTAAGGGCAGTATGAGAAATGTGCAGCATAGTCACAGATACAGCAGTTACTTTGTTTATAGAGAGGGAATAGTCAGTGTATGATAGCAATACTCAACTGGTCCATTTCTACAGGGTCAGAAATTACACACTGTTACACTGGCCAATATGAAGAAACCTCCATTTTCTtctttaaaatgaaattaaatgaaataaaaatcgcttattgtcacaagtaggcttcaaattaagttactgtgaaaagcccctagtcgcctcattccagcacctgttcagggaggctggtacgggaattgaaccgtgctgctggcctgccttggtctgctttcaaagccagtgatttagcccagtgtgctaaaccagcccaaaatgTATTGGGAATAACTGTCTATGATAGGAAAGCAATAGGTTCCGAGTGAGAATCACTGGCTGAAGCTGAGGTATGTCACACTCATGGGGTAAATATAGGGGAGCATTCTTTCAGATTTAAGCAGTGGGGAATTGTAGAACATCTTTTGAAAGATGGAGGCAAAGCCTTCTTCCATTTAGCCCCAGGGTAAAACAATGGGAAATTCAGCACTGGCACTTACATCTTACACCAGCAGGTGGCTGCTGCACTTTACAAACAGCTGCTGTTTTACATGGGTGGAACACACTACACACCTTTAATTAGAAAGAGTAAAATTCCCGAGTACAGCCCTTGAGGTAAACTGCCAAACTAAAaactaataaattatttaaagctAATTTTGTGAATATACGAAAGGAAAACAATCCTATCAGGCTAATTCACAGCCATGTCCTTTGACTCAAAATGAAATACAGAACAGGAAAGGTACACCTTAAAAATGAATTCtggaaagggcggcacggtggttagcactgctgccttacggcaccaaggaccatggttcaattctggccctgaggagtttgcacattctccccatgtctgtgtgggtctcacctacacaacccaaaacgatgggggaataggtggattggccatgctaaattgccctttaattgggaaacaataattgggtattctaaatttattttacaaaaacgAATGCCAggtcagcatggtggtgcagtggttagcactgctgcctcacggcgccgaggtcctaggttcgatcccggctctgggtcactgtccgtgtggagtttgcaaattctccccgtgtttgcgtggatctcgtccccacaacccaaagatgtgcagggtagctgattggccacgctaatttgccccttaattggaaaaaattaattgggtacactaaatttattttaaaaaacgaatGCCAGAACTATGGTTAAAACTGGGTTTTAATGAAGGGCCTATTTGCTATTAGAAGTTGTGGTAGATTAAAAATCTTTCTGCAAATCCCTCAAATTTACTGAGGGAGCAGGAGCAATTTTTAAAGGGCGTGTGGGGAGAAACTGGATGTCAAATGAAACATCAAAACCAAATCCTTCCCAATTCCATCCAGTTAAGGCTATACAGAGAACTTTCAACTGCTGCTCATTCTGATCTCATGTAACATGGAAAATAATTTCCCCACAGTTAAGTACAATAAATAAATACAGTTAATACAGAAACAACAATTGGCAAATTGTAAGAATTTGCAAGTTCTACTTggtgtggggtgtggtggggtgatGCATCTCAGGGGCAGATCTGTACTGTACTGAGAAAGGATTAAGAAAAAAGAtttgacacacacacattcagaaaATGCAGAACAactaaatgctggaaatacacagcaagtCTGTCAGTATCTGTAAAGAGAAATCTATCTAGGAGTGTGTGCTGCTGAAGGCGACATACCCGAAACATCTTAAGCTCCACATGTTCAGCAGAACATATCCAAATGATCATAACCAGTCTTTTTTCTTTACTGAAGCTGACAGAAGTTAGAAAATTCCTATTTCTAATATTTCGCAGCTTATTTTCTGCAAATAAATcttaaaatataaaacaaaatgaTATGCAAGAAGGAGCAGCAATGGGGCAATGCCAAAGATCAAAGATTGAAAGAACAGATTCATTGTAAGGATAACCCTAATGTCACCTGTAATTAGTCTGCAATTTGCTGCCTTTTATTTAACGTGATTCCCACATGAAGCAATGAGGGTTATGTATTCCTCCCAATGGCAACCAGTGTACTGGTGCACATACACCTGCAATTATTAAGTGCAGGAGTGAGCTCCACAGGCAAGTATCTGAGGCTCAACTTAATTTATGTTCAACTGGTCTGGACTGGTCTGGAATCAAAGGCAAAACAAAACCCAGCCCAGCTTCTCACTCTTCATACCCAATAATTCTTGCTGGATAGTGCATAATTATTTACGGTGTAGacccttctcctctctctctctctctctctctcacacacacacacacacacacacacaaacacacacacaccacacacacacaatggaatGGCTAGCCGAGAATCATTCCCCAGGAACTCTACACCCACTCGGATCCATGAACCATACCAAAGTCAGTCAGTGTTTGCAGGGGGagaaattggaagaaaaataaaaccAGATCTCTCAAAGAAATAATGCTCAAGAAACATATCAGTAAGATATAAATATAGATCCTTTCCAGTGTAAAGGTACATTCCAATTTCATGGTAGCAGTTTAGTCATGGTATTATTTCACAGATAAGTTAGGGGCTGCAATGACGACGCTCAAAATACACGATTATTACAGCTTGAACAAAGGCGCTGGCTGCTCCTCTGATGAAACATACCCAAAAATCCTTTAAGCATAACCACATTCCTATCTCAAAGAGGCATCAAGGATATATTTTTCATAGTTCAATCTACTTACGCTTAATATGCtgactcccttccaaaatgacagGCAAATACAGTACCAAGAGTTTGCATGTAATCTTTCCCAAATAGCTCTCTTCTGCCATTCACATTAGGAACACAGCTGTCACCTGGTTCTACTCTCAACTCAGATGCTCCACCAGTACTACCTCTTTGATCTAAAAAAAGTTACCTCCAAGGGCACCTTCTGATTTTGACCGCACCCAATTTGTTATCTTTCAGCCATAACTTCCAAAAGCATGGAATCAGCTATCATGCTTATGTCTTTTCTTACAATCCAAAGACTGTTGTTCCTTTCTTCAATGCCTGTCCAAGACAAAGACCAGAACAAGGTTTCTACTATCTTAATGCTAAACTGAAGCTAGCTTGCTCTACTCCAGCCATTACCTAAAATGCCTCTGATTTATACTCCATCAACTAACTCCTCAGGTAGATGTACAGATTCCACATCCAATCCAACTTTCTTTCAGGCCTGTAACACTGACTGCCTTTGTACCTAATGGAAGCCATATTCACACTTTGACTATGTCACATCTAGACTCATTCAACATTTTACTAGCTGGATTTAACGCTTAACAGGTTGCATCTCACACAAAATACCACAAcctacacactcatcctctctcacctCAATTAGTGTCCAAAGTCTACTGACTATTCGCATTtccatctgttttcttaactGGAGATCGCTTAATATCTGCTGTGAGGAGCATGCCACAAAGGTCAGAATAAAGGTCACTTACAGAACAGTACATCAAGTATGCAAGTTACTTCCCAATAATCCCTCCCCCATAGATTGAGAAGCAATCTTAACCTGATCTGTATCCATTCACACTTGACCCCATCACATCCTTAATCCATTTCTCCTCATGAGATGGATAACTTTAGGAATAAACTTGCTTGAATGAAAACTAGGATCGTGAGACTGTGGTCAGACATTAAATGACCGACAAAATGGGACTAGACCAATTACCAGACTCTGATCCTGGAAGAGTACAAACTGGGAATTGACAGGTTTATTAGACAAGGCCACGCTCCATTCAGCTGAAGTTGGGACATTTTTGCCAAAAATAAGATATTTTGTAAACGGAAGCACAGTTTTGCTGAGGGTGTGACAGAAGATAATTCTTCTCCCCTGAAAGTTAAATATGCTTCTGGGTAAAaaccatgctgcagctttttacaaTAAATTAGAACAGTGCATTATTAGGAAAAAACTATCATTGTACAATTCATCAAAACTCTGTATTCACCAAAACTATAGCATGAGAGAGCTGTTTCGATATAAACAACCCCATGTACGCCATCTGAATATAAATAATCTTGTGTTTTCAGACATGCAGTTTACTTGTGTTGAATTCATAATTTATAGATTGCTATTTACCCATACTTCCAAGTGGCAATCCCAGCCGCTGGCTTGGTCAAAACAGTCCACTGGATAACAAACCAGTTTTGTTTTAGATAGTCAGCTATTATCACAGATAACCATCCCATTCACTGCACTCAAATTAAGTTCCTCATTATTTTCCTTTAAGAAATCCATCTACAAGACGATCTGATTTCTCCGACAGCCAGTAGCCTGCCGTTGCGGCAATGGCACCAATGAAAATGGAGGTAAAGACCATATCTCCCTTTGCAGCAAGTGTGGCCAGTGCACATATGATGACACCAAAGAACATCTGCTGCAGAACCACCATCTCATCCTCAGTCACATTGTCAAAGAGGCCTTCCTCAGGGACAGCTGTTGAAGGAATAGAGAGAATTGAGTatcagttatttttttaaaaaaaattctatgtacAAATTTAAAGGGGCAGATGCAGAATTAAACATTTCCAGCTCTGCCCCACTGAGCAATTCTGGGTTGGTACCCCTTCCCCTTCCAGCTGCTAATTGATctgctgtgcatttccagcaCCTATTTCCCTTTTTAATTATAAAAAGTTATTTCATCTACATTTCTCCAGCTCATGTAATATTGCCGTGCACTATGTTATATTAGGTCTACtgaaactttcaaaagggaatcatGGCTGTTTTAtcctggaatagagggatacaagtCTGGGTTAGAAGAGGAGATGTAATACTTACGGGTCAACTTGTCCTCAACACAGAGACCATCCTGCTTCGAAAACCCATCAATACATGCACAAGTGTAGCTGCCATCTGTGTTTTTACATTGCTCATGTGCACCATTACAGACTTGTTTCTCACTGTTACACTCATCAATATCTATAAAAAAACAGAACACATTGAGACACCAAACTTTTCACAACTGAACTATTTCTCCAGTCTCCAAAACACTTGGAACAGAACTCCCATTTCCTCTCCAGCTCCCAACCAAAATAGTTTAGTGCTGCAAACGCTCCTTTAATCTGAATGTAATTTACTGGAAGTGCTTGCTCTCCGTCGAATTCTTCCATCAACTGGGATAGGGACACCATCGCGCCTAAACCATAGACTGTTTCAAAAATAGGTGCTATCAATTTCGCTGGTTCCTCTGTTAAATTCTGTGCTGCAATCTGCTTGTAATCGATGTTGTTTGCCCTTCCTTATTAAActgttcatagaaacatagataataggagcaggagaccaagcctgctccgacattcattatgatcatggctgatcacccaactcaatagcctaattcagCTTTCTCCCGATATTTTTTGATcccaaagtgctatatctaactgcttcttgaaaacataaaatgTTTGGAACTCAACTACCTCCTGtgctaacgaattccacaggctgaacaCTCACTGGGTGAAAATATCTCTCAACTCTGTCCTAAATCGTCTACAACTTTTCCTCAGGCTACGACCTTTGGATCgcgacacacccaccatcaggaacatccttcctgcatctatctctGATTACTGACCAACGGAagcaatttatatttttaaaaaactcttatTTTGAAGTTTGttgtgatagcacagtggttagcactgctacctcacagcaccagggacccgggttcgataccaacctcgggtgacggtgtggaatctgcactttctccccgtgtctgtgtgggtttcctccggtttcctctttcagtccaaagatgtgcaggttaggtgaattggccatgctaatattgcctcaaaacgtgaggtggggttatggggatagcagggacagggcctaggtagggtgctctattggagcaagggacggtgcagacccgatgggcctccttctgcactgcagggattctatgatgatcttcTATTCTCGTGAAAAGAGATCCAGTTTCACTAATTGATCCTCATAACTAAAGCTTCTATCTTCTTGCTTTCTGAAATCGTTCCATGGGCTTTACAGCCTTCCTTGTGCACATACTAGAATACTTACCGAGGCATTTTGCACCATCCATCTTGTAACCTTTGTTACACTTTTTACATCTGCTAGGTCCACCTCCCATGCATGTCAAACAGGCCTTGTCACAAGCTAGAAATCAGACAAGAGAAATATTAAACAAATCAAGTATTAGGTGTTACGCAAGGCACAGAGTGTCCCAAAGCCTGGCAAAttgcttattttatttttattagttTTCGTGGTCTCACTGAAGCTCACTAAGCATTGATAAAGAAAATAAGAAACTGGAAGAGTGGATTATTCTGCTCCTCGAGTTTAAGGCCACTTCCTCTTGACCATTACCAAATGCTCTGTTTAAATCAATGATTTCTAACCTGTTCCCAGGAATGCCTTGTAGTGGCATGAAGGCAAAAATCACTCCACAATACTAACAAGTTGTAATAGCTAGACAAGCAAAAAATTGCTTTCACACGCTCAACTTTCCCTCGATCTTGTGTGGTTATTGGTCTTTGGAAAGATGGTTGATGAAAATTTGCTCTGCAGTATCTCAAGACAGGAAATCTTAGAAGTAGGAATTACACATTGTCTTATCTTGCAACCTGATTTTACTTTGGTGAAGGTCCAACTAAGATCAGGTACTTGTTAATGTGAAGAATCATGGGGACAAGGAAGGGAAATTCTGCATTTTCACTGCATTCTACTACGTCATAAAATGTACAAACTGTAGCTGGAAGGATGATTTGATCAGAGAAAGGAAAGCAACACTGACCTCTGCACTCATAGGAGCCATCCATGTTCACACAGTActggccagctttgcagtttgcCAACTCATTGTCACACTCATCAATATCTGAATGAGAGAAAAGAGATGATTAGATTTTGTTTAAACTGAGAAAATATCAAACAAGCTCTCAAAGATTCCAAAAATGCTTTTCGTACAAGTTACAAAAAAGTTGCCTCTTTAGTCAAATGCTCTCTCGATTAAACAGTTTTAGATTTCTGGATTTGTGTTTAACTGAACAGACGCCGACTCTCTCCACTTTGTGTTGTGATCTTGTACTTTGGTTCTAAACTGTCCCTAGTAATAATGACTGGATCCTGTAAAATGTCAAACACATTCATATTGAATGTTATAGTTGTAACTAGCCCATAGTATGGGAGATGATTTGAACTAAGCTGGCTTTTTATTAGAAAGATCTAAAACTAGCCCCATCAACTTGCTCTCCCGAATCTTCTCTTCAAAGTGTTTATCTACTTTTCCCTTAAAAGATGCAATGGCCGAAGCTCCCAATGGTAAAGGATTCAATTTATCTGGAAAGTACTATGCAAGTGCAAGTTCTTCCTGTCACAAATTTCTACAAAAATAAATTTCCTCTAGATTTGATAgatatgttcaaaatcatgagggagtgGACAGAGTACATAGGGAGAAGCTGATCGGAAAAGATCAAGGCTGTGAGAGCACAGATATAAAGTGatctgcaaaagaagcaaatgtgatgtgagaaaacccTTTCTCACatcagatctggaatgcactgcctggaagtgtggtagaggcagaggcaggttcaattgagacattcaagagggcattagatgattacttgaatataaacaatgtgtagggatacagggagaaggcagggaagccatgatgctcatttggagaggcacgatgggtcaaatggcatccttctgctccgtaacaattctgtgattctactcTCTCTTCTCACTAGCTAAGTGCCAACTTTAAATTGATAACCCCAGTCACTGATTCCGCAAACAAAGGAAAGAATCCATCTAAATGTACCATTTCAAAACCATTCATAATGTTAACTGAACCAATAGAAATACTTTATTTCAAGGCCAGAGGAAAGAATAATGAATTGAAGTGGACCGACTGTGCATTATTCACGTTGAAGTTTAATCCTCAACAGGTCACAAGGATTGCAAAGATAAACAGCAAGTACTTACCTATACACTTATCATCATGCAGGAACCAGCCAACTTTACACTCTTGGCATTTATAGTCCTCAGGGCCTGTGCACTTCTTACAGGATTTGTAGCATTCTGAAAAACAGCAGCCAACAGGACACAAGATCAAGCTAACTGCGGCTATACCTCACAAAGCTTAGAAAtcattttccaattgaggggcaatttaatgtggccaatccacctaccccacacgtctttgggttgtggggatgaaacccacagacagggggaggttgtgcaaactccacacggacagtgacccggggccgggattgaactggggtcctcagcgccgtgaggcagtagtgttaactgCT is from Scyliorhinus canicula chromosome 11, sScyCan1.1, whole genome shotgun sequence and encodes:
- the LOC119973896 gene encoding protein disulfide isomerase Creld1-like; this encodes MNICQLLSHRLFISPVLWFIIYSIVPLLSLESTTTKQDSCQICRRITENFRRGMENTANKNFGGGNTDWENKNLAKYEISETRLLEIIEMLCESMNFDCNQMVEQNEEHIENWWFKKQEEYPDLFQWLCMDTIKVCCPPGTFGPDCSPCIGGSTKPCSGYGQCDGNGTRSGTGLCNCDSGYAGLICMECADGYFEQSRNETQLVCQECYKSCKKCTGPEDYKCQECKVGWFLHDDKCIDIDECDNELANCKAGQYCVNMDGSYECRACDKACLTCMGGGPSRCKKCNKGYKMDGAKCLDIDECNSEKQVCNGAHEQCKNTDGSYTCACIDGFSKQDGLCVEDKLTPVPEEGLFDNVTEDEMVVLQQMFFGVIICALATLAAKGDMVFTSIFIGAIAATAGYWLSEKSDRLVDGFLKGK